A segment of the Deltaproteobacteria bacterium genome:
TAGACGCGGAAGAGGTCCTGCGAGAGACCCTGGATGGGCGAACCCGACGCGCCGATCACGTTTACGTAGGCCCGGACATGCGGCCACCGGTTCTGGGTCGCCTGGACCTGTTGAATGGAGAGCTGCGCGCCGGCGCCCAGCGCGGCCACGGGCGCAAGGAGCGCCGCGAAGCTTGTCCACAGATGCGTCTTCACGTCGATCCTTACTCGCGCTTCTCGCGCAGTGCGCGACACTTGAACTCGAACTCGATGTCTCCGAGCTTGATGATGTCGTTGTCGATCAGGTCGTGCTTCTGCACCTTCTCGTCGTTGACGAAGGTGCCGTTCGAGCTGTCGAGATCGGCGATCTGGAATTCTCCGCCCTCGTACCGGATGGTGGCGTGCTTGCGGGAGATCTTCTTGTCGGTGAGCACGATGTCGCAGTCGGCCGCCGTCCCCAGCACGTTCTTTCCCACCCGCAGGCGGAAGTCCTCGCCCTTGTGCTGGCCGTTGAGCGCGACGATCCAGCCGCACACCTCGCGGCTCTTGTCCTGGGATCCCCGGCCCTTCTCGCCGCCGATCTCCTGGATGTTGAGCATGGCCGTGCCCTGGCCGGCGGACGGCATCGGGATGGCGGAGACGCCGCCGCCAGCCGCCATCATCGCCTGTTGCATCTCCAGGCAATACGGGCAGGTGTCCCAGCTCGGGTGCATCACGTGGCCGTTCGGGCAGATCTTGCCCTGCTGCTTGTCCTTCTTCAGGAACGGCAGGATGCGATCGACGATGGCGAGAAACGACACGAAGGGTCTCCCTTACGCGGGTTGGTAGAACCAGAGCTGGAACATGTTGATGTCGCGCTCGGCGGAGACCGCCTTCGCGGACATCTCCAGCGAGTCGTTGGTGACGAACGTCCCCGGCACCAGGAAGTAGTGGTTGCGCCAGCGGTGCTTGCGGTCGGCCTCGGTCACCTTCCACTGGCCCACCTTCTTGCCGTCGATGCTGATGTCGCAGATCTGCTCGCCGAGGATGGCGTCGAAACGCTTGATGACGATCAGGTCCTTGCCGGGCTTGAGGTTCTGCACCTGCCACTTCGCCTCGCCGCCGATGTAGGCGACGCCGGAATCGGAGACCGTCTCCTTGTCCGGATAGGTGAAGGTCTGGCGGCTCTTCCACATGTCCTTCTGCCCTTCGATGCGGAACTTGTGCGCCTTCTCCGACTCGTCGTTGACGAGCTGGAGGTGATCGACGCGCACGAAGTTGGAGCCGTCGATGTTGAGCTCCTCGGGAAAGTCCTTCGAGCGGATGACCACGTCCTTCCAGGTGATCTGCTCCCCCTTTGCTTCCTTCCTGGCCGAAGGCTGCAGCTTCTCCTTCACCACCGGCGTCAGCGTCTGGTTGGACGCGCTGAGGAAACGCGCGATCCCCATGCAGCCGTCGGCGTCCCGCGGACGGTCGCGCACGACCTTGGTCAGAGCCTCCAGCGACTTCTTGTATTCGGCGAATCCCTTGCGGGCGGCGATCTGCGGGAAGTCCTTTTCGATCGCATCGACCATCTCCCGCTCCAGCTCCACTACGCCGGTGAGCACGTCGGCGAGATTGAACGGCCCGACCGCGTTGGCGCTGTTCAGCATCTCGGCGGCGAGGACGGCGTTGCGCACGTGGTTCGCGGCGGGAACACCCATTCTGCAGAGAAGCTGGCTGAGCGCCGCCTTCTCCGACAGTCCATTCGCAACCTCGACGCGAAGCTGGGGGGAGGCGTGGCTGCCGGCCGTTCCCGCCACGGGCACGAAGCGAAGGTCGATTTCGCCCGGACCCGGCACCCGCGGGTCGAGGGCGTCGCGGATCTCGCGGACGCCTTCCTCGAGGCGGACGCGGCCGAGCTCGATCGACTCGACGCCGTCGGGCTCGCGGGCCATCACCTCGATCTTCACCTTCTCCTCGATCCGGCGGTGACCCTTGAAGCGCGGATTTTCCTTGTAGGCGATGAAGTCGGTGGGCTCCTCGAAGTACTTCATCGCCACGTAGACGGTCTGCGGCAGCTTCAGCTTGTCGGCCTCGATGACCTTCACGGCCGGATCGCGCAGCACGAGCTCGTTGCCCCGGCCGTCGATGCCGTAGCCGGGAGCGACCTCGAACGACAGGTCGCCGCGGCCGCGCGCCTGGACCCTCAGGCCGCCGCTTTCCACTGGAACGACGCCTGGTGTGTGCAGCACGCGGTTGTGCAGGCGCCTTTTTTCCACATGATAGGCTTCCGCCGCGTTCCAGTCTTCGTCGGTGGTGAAGAAGCCCTCGAAGAAGTTGATCCGCTTGAAGTTGGCCTGCTCCGCCATTGCATCCTCCGAACGTGCCGCCCTTCCAGAAAACGTCCGAAGGGCAGGTGATGTCAAACCGCCGCGATCTCAAGACCTGCACAGCCTCAAACAATAGTCGCCAAGCCGCCTTCGGCGCCCGCGACTAGCGGCCCAGCCCGAGCCGTTGAATCTCCTCGTCCTGCGTCGCCGGAACGTCCTCGAGCCCGCCGATCCGCGCATCGACGCCGATGCGTCCCGTCTTGCCGACGTGGAGGAACGGGACGCGCTCGTAGACCGGCTCCGTGCGCTCGAACACGAGAGCGTAATGGGCGTGGGCGGGTTTCTCCGTCTCCACCAGCGCCTGGACGGTGCGCAGCCGTTCGCGGGAGATCTCTTCCTTGCGGTCGGGCAGCTCCACCGTGAAGCATTGGCTGACGAAGACCGGCGGGGAAAGAACGGTGTCCTTGCCGATGGTGCTCGACCGACCGATGACCAGACCCGGATAAGGCCATTCGCCCTCGTGGACCTCCGCGTTCACGTCGGCGAACAGCCGGAGGGCCAGCCTGAGGCCCTCGGCGGTGCCGCGCTTGCGGTACAGCTCCGGGGTCCGCTGGATGATCTCGCGGCGCTTCTCCTCGCTCCATCCTTCGAGGAGCGGCATCGCCAGCCAGGACGCGAGCCAGGGCAGCCATCTGGCGTTGGTGATGCGCGGATCGAACAGCTCGTGGACGAACTCCAGGCTCTCCTCGACGCCGCAAGTCAGGTGCGCGGAGATGAGCAGGAAGCGCTGGAGGAAGTCGGCGTTCTCCTCGTCGGCATCCTGGTAGATGCCCGGGAGGTAATTGATCCATGGACGGGTGGCGATCTCCACCTTGATCACCCGCGACTCCGCCAGGGCGTCTCCCGCCTCCGGGTACTGACGGACGACGCTGAACATCCGCTCCTCGGAGTCGACGAGCTTGAACTCCACGCTGGCCTGCGCGTGCCGGCGGGCCACGCGGCGCGCCTGACCGAGGGGCAGCCCGAGGAGCTCCGGGGCGATGGCGGGCGTATCGACGGTTTGGTCGGCCATGGCCATCTACCCGCGGTCGTAGATCTCGACGCCGATCAACTGCGGCAGCTCGTCGTCGGAGAGCTTGAGCATCTCGACGCGGAGCCGGCGGCTCTCGTCGATGATCACGAGATCGGTGATGCGGTCCACTCCGTCGACGCCCTCGACCACCGGATACAGGTCTGCCTTTCCCACGGCGCGGCCGAAGGGCCATCCCTCGGCCTTCGAGCCGCCGTGGAGCGGATTGAGCAGCCGCTTCACCTTGTCCTTCACGTCGGCCTTCACCCGGTCTGCAGTGGCCCCTGCTTTGAGCGAGATGGTCAGCTCCAGCGAGACCGGCACCAGCTTGGGCTTGCCGACGTTGACGCGCGCGGTGATCAACCGGCGCTTGTCGATGTAGCTCGCCACCCGGTCGATCAGATCGCGCGAAGGCACCGCGCGGGCGTCGCCGTTCTCCCGCTCCGCCTTGGGAACCAGCAAGAGCGAGATGCTGCCGTCGGAGCCCTGAACGCACTTCGCCCGCGCGACGCGGCGGGAAGCCGCCAGCGCGAGCGACTCGTAGTCCTCGGAGGTGATGGCGCGGTCGCGATTCTTGATCGCGTAGGTGCCGCGGCGCTTCGCCTCATCGAGCGTCTCGGCGTCAGCGCCGCCCTGCGCCGGGAAAGGATTGTTGACCCCCTGCACGAAGGCGACGCTCTGCTTCAGCACCGTCAGCGTGTTGGCGCCGACGTTGCCGGCGACGCCGCCGCCGACCCGGTATTCGCACTTGATCGAATCGCGGGCGGTCGGCGGCACCCAGCCCTTTCTGCCGTCGCCGAAGGTGACCTCGCCCTTGATCGGGTCGCAGAGGTAGTGACGCGAGGTCGGCTGGCTGTCGAAGAAGTTCTCGACCTCGTGCCAGCGGACCCAGGTGCCGCCGCCGTCGTCGTCCGCCTGGAGGGCGTCGGGGCCTTCCTCCTGCAGGATCGCCTTGCGGTCGGCAGGCGTCGGCGCATCCGGCTCCAGGACCCAGAGCCGCGGGCCGGCCAGGATCGGGGCGTTGGCCGTCTTCAAGCTCTGATCGATGGACCCGTCGGAGGAGCCGAGGACCTCGACGACGGTGACGCCGTTGAGCGCATCCACGGCGTTGACGAGCACGGCGCGCAAGAGCGGCGGCAGATCGTAGCTGCCGCTCTCCAGCCGGGCGCGGAGCCAATGCGCCTCGGTATCGAAGACGCTGCGCTTCTCGAAGTTCCGCGCAGCGGCGAACGTCAGATAGCCCGAGCGCGTGAATCCGTATGTACGGTCCTCCGGCAAGAGGTCCGCCCAGCGGCCGCCGTCCCAGTACTCCCAGACGACGCGCGGCCCCTTCTGCGCGAGGTCCTCTTCCGCTGCTCCCGGAGCGGGACCGCCGAGCTGCTGGCCGCCGCCGCCCGTGGCCGTGTCGTCGAGCTCGAAATAGAGGTGGATCGTCCGCTGGGGGAGCTGGGCGTCGAATCCCAGGTAGAAGGCCGGCGACTCGTCCTGATCGGGCAGGAACGGCTGGAAGAACACGTAGGCGGTGTTCAGATCGTCGGTATGATCGCGATACTGGAAGTCGTTGTAGCTCATGCAGCGCGCGATCGGCTTCGGCTCGCGAACGTACTTGAACACCAGCGACTTGAGACACGGCGGCCGCAGCGGGCGATCCTCCTTGAACACCCAGTTCTGGCCGACCAGCTCGTACGATCCGGGAGCGCCATAGTTGCCGGCGTTGATGCGGGCGCGGATCCAGAAGTTCTTCTGCCCGCCCACCTCGATCTCCACCATGTCGAAGGGACGATCG
Coding sequences within it:
- a CDS encoding FHA domain-containing protein — translated: MSFLAIVDRILPFLKKDKQQGKICPNGHVMHPSWDTCPYCLEMQQAMMAAGGGVSAIPMPSAGQGTAMLNIQEIGGEKGRGSQDKSREVCGWIVALNGQHKGEDFRLRVGKNVLGTAADCDIVLTDKKISRKHATIRYEGGEFQIADLDSSNGTFVNDEKVQKHDLIDNDIIKLGDIEFEFKCRALREKRE
- a CDS encoding putative baseplate assembly protein, with product MSLPVPNLDDRSWKQIVDEAVRLIPRYCPEWTNHNSSDPGVTLLELYAWMTEMVLYRLNKVPEKNFLTFLDLIGVRLKPPEPARVVLELTPSEGADGELVVKKGTQVATLQAAGAEPVTFETLRDITLLPVHVVRAASSHRATVADHTEALASGEAREPLFAGVLEVERFLYLGDDRLSAFNEEAAVDLFFEAMPGSSGPRIPTITEWQYFDGKRWRDMTVNRAESDSRRLSFGSHPGIEKQIVNDVETYWVRGKLAEPLKDAAAVQLDSVSLRVEILGEGMAPENAFVNIGNYIFLPVDQGKSFHPFGEEPKFDCALYLGHKELFSAPEARIRMEAQLVEPSVVPTPEGSPDLVVNFEYWNGRKWAELGRTSPMGVSGVQGQFNFLDSSGAFTRNGAISFDRPFDMVEIEVGGQKNFWIRARINAGNYGAPGSYELVGQNWVFKEDRPLRPPCLKSLVFKYVREPKPIARCMSYNDFQYRDHTDDLNTAYVFFQPFLPDQDESPAFYLGFDAQLPQRTIHLYFELDDTATGGGGQQLGGPAPGAAEEDLAQKGPRVVWEYWDGGRWADLLPEDRTYGFTRSGYLTFAAARNFEKRSVFDTEAHWLRARLESGSYDLPPLLRAVLVNAVDALNGVTVVEVLGSSDGSIDQSLKTANAPILAGPRLWVLEPDAPTPADRKAILQEEGPDALQADDDGGGTWVRWHEVENFFDSQPTSRHYLCDPIKGEVTFGDGRKGWVPPTARDSIKCEYRVGGGVAGNVGANTLTVLKQSVAFVQGVNNPFPAQGGADAETLDEAKRRGTYAIKNRDRAITSEDYESLALAASRRVARAKCVQGSDGSISLLLVPKAERENGDARAVPSRDLIDRVASYIDKRRLITARVNVGKPKLVPVSLELTISLKAGATADRVKADVKDKVKRLLNPLHGGSKAEGWPFGRAVGKADLYPVVEGVDGVDRITDLVIIDESRRLRVEMLKLSDDELPQLIGVEIYDRG